From a region of the Sesamum indicum cultivar Zhongzhi No. 13 linkage group LG3, S_indicum_v1.0, whole genome shotgun sequence genome:
- the LOC105158751 gene encoding protein NLP9 has translation MDPFSSKEKDADHSALPRCRMEGVAAGSTDIGVRCPNLKDPFSIAELMNFDTYAGWCNSPSNLADQMFPSFALSPLTSASTNFSPFDGLNFMHQYNSGIPMVDGDIMGGSFVNGDKVMFHHMDSQLPCAANFADDGFDLVEMRDKTSSQHNLVGEVGETVIPRPPVQSLAEKMLRALNLFKEWSGGGILAQVWVPMKNGDRYILSTCEQPYLLDQTLSGYREVSRLFTFAAESKPGSFLGLPGRVFASKIPEWTSNVMYYNKAEYLRVQYAVDHEVRGSIALPVFEDDSLERSCCAVLELVTMKEKSNFDLEMENVCRALQAVNLRSSVPPRLYPQSLSKNQRTALAEITDVLRAVCHAHRLPLALTWIPCSQIKGLGEEGCSQSAHEKCVLCIESTACYVNDKDMKDFVHACAEHSLEEGQGIVGKALQSNHPFFYPDVKEYHISEYPLVHHARKFGLNAAVAIRLRSMYTGENDYILEFFLPVNMKGSTEQQLLLNNLSSTMQRICKSLRTVSDAELQGGESSKVQLQDVEVRNIPAMVLSRRSSEQSLTNGNLNSVDHATQNTSDSTSTGVEADGPNEQRMIGSRKHMEKKRSTAEKHVSLSVLQQYFSGSLKDAAKSIGVCPTTLKRICRQHGISRWPSRKINKVNRSLKKIQSVLDSVQGVEGGLKFDPTMGGLVAAGSIIQQFDSRTSGVLPDKDDMIRDSDLVIQNATEPSPSFMDIETTIVKMEEESLLDGNQLAGEGKSNPLRLQNPEKSKLAELDAGLSWPASPNNVPWTTANVAPSSFLLRERCNRSVLDHSSMKPVSSESHFISRNSSSMAAGDEIETKLNDDTGIDGDDGVVEHNQPTSSGMTDSSNGSGSGSMMNGSSSSSRSFGKRQNPKTEASHGDSGSKIIVKATYKEDTIRFKFEPAAGCIQLYEEVAKRFKLQMGHFQLKYLDDEEEWVMLVSDSDLQECLEIMDFVGSRNVKFLVRDVPSTIGSSGGSNCFLGDGS, from the exons ATGGACCCCTTTTCTAGTAAAGAAAAGGATGCCGACCACTCAGCTTTGCCAAGGTGTCGGATGGAGGGTGTAGCTGCAGGTTCGACAGATATTGGTGTGAGGTGCCCAAACCTAAAGGACCCATTTAGTATTGCTGAACTGATGAATTTTGATACATATGCTGGATGGTGCAACAGCCCCAGTAATTTGGCTGATCAGATGTTTCCGTCGTTCGCCTTGTCTCCTCTCACTTCGGCGTCCACAAATTTTTCACCCTTTGATGGATTGAACTTCATGCATCAGTATAATTCAGGAATTCCCATGGTGGATGGTGACATTATGGGAGGTTCATTCGTCAACGGAGATAAAGTGATGTTTCATCATATGGACAGTCAATTGCCTTGTGCAGCAAATTTTGCTGATGATGGGTTTGATTTGGTTGAGATGAGAGATAAGACCTCAAGCCAGCATAATCTAGTAGGTGAAGTAGGAGAGACTGTAATCCCAAGGCCTCCTGTGCAATCATTGGCTGAGAAAATGCTCAGAGCATTGAATTTATTCAAAGAATGGTCTGGAGGGGGTATTTTAGCCCAAGTTTGGGTTCCAATGAAGAATGGGGATCGGTACATCTTGAGCACCTGTGAACAACCTTATTTACTTGACCAAACACTTTCTGGATATCGCGAAGTCTCtagattatttacttttgCAGCTGAATCAAAACCAGGTTCTTTCCTGGGGCTTCCTGGTCGTGTCTTTGCCTCAAAGATTCCGGAGTGGACCTCAAATGTGATGTACTACAATAAGGCTGAGTATCTGCGGGTGCAATACGCTGTTGATCATGAAGTCCGAGGGTCGATCGCATTACCTGTGTTTGAAGATGATTCGCTTGAAAGGTCATGTTGTGCGGTGCTAGAACTGGTTACCATGAAAGAGAAGTCCAATTTTGATTTGGAGATGGAAAATGTGTGTCGTGCACTGCAG GCTGTGAATTTAAGGAGCAGTGTACCTCCAAGACTTTATCCCCAG AGTCTCTCTAAAAACCAACGGACAGCTTTAGCTGAGATTACAGATGTTCTACGTGCCGTTTGCCATGCACATCGACTACCTCTTGCACTAACATGGATTCCTTGTAGTCAAATAAAGGGGCTTGGTGAGGAAGGATGCAGTCAGAGTGCACATGAGAAATGTGTCCTATGCATTGAGAGTACTGCCTGTTATGTGAATGACAAAGATATGAAGGATTTTGTGCATGCATGTGCGGAGCATTCTCTTGAGGAAGGACAAGGTATTGTTGGGAAAGCTCTTCAATCAAACCACCCCTTCTTCTACCCTGATGTGAAGGAATACCATATAAGTGAGTACCCACTTGTTCATCACGCCCGCAAATTTGGCCTAAATGCTGCTGTTGCAATCAGGCTGAGAAGTATGTACACTGGTGAAAATGACTATATATTGGAGTTCTTTCTTCCGGTCAATATGAAAGGAAGTACAGAACAGCAACTCTTACTTAATAACCTCTCCAGTACCATGCAGAGAATATGTAAGAGTTTGAGAACTGTGTCAGATGCCGAATTGCAAGGGGGGGAAAGTTCCAAAGTTCAATTACAGGACGTTGAAGTGAGAAATATACCAGCAATGGTATTATCTAGGAGGAGTTCTGAGCAATCGCTTACTAATGGAAACTTAAACTCTGTCGACCATGCAACTCAAAATACATCTGATTCAACAAGCACAGGAGTAGAAGCTGATGGTCCTAATGAACAG aGAATGATTGGATCAAGGAAACATATGGAGAAGAAGCGTAGCACAGCTGAAAAGCATGTCAGCTTAAGTGTTCTTCAACAATACTTCTCTGGGAGCCTTAAAGATGCTGCAAAAAGCATTGGTG TGTGCCCGACCACTCTCAAAAGAATATGCAGACAACATGGCATCTCAAGATGGCCTTCTCGCAAAATAAACAAGGTAAACCGATCGTTGAAGAAAATACAAAGTGTGCTCGACTCTGTTCAAGGAGTGGAAGGAGGACTGAAGTTTGATCCAACTATGGGGGGCCTCGTGGCTGCTGGCTCTATTATCCAACAATTTGATTCTAGAACAAGTGGTGTCTTGCCTGATAAAGACGACATGATCAGAGACTCAGATTTAGTTATTCAGAATGCAACTGAACCCTCACCATCTTTTATGGACATCGAAACCACCATAGTGAAAATGGAAGAAGAGAGTCTATTAGATGGAAACCAATTGGCAGGAGAGGGTAAATCCAATCCTCTTCGCCTGCAAAATCCTGAGAAGTCCAAGCTAGCTGAATTAGATGCTGGCCTCTCATGGCCTGCTAGTCCAAACAATGTACCTTGGACTACTGCAAATGTGGCCCCAAGTTCTTTCCTTTTGCGAGAAAGATGCAATAGATCGGTTTTGGACCATTCTAGTATGAAACCCGTCTCTTCTGAATCTCATTTCATTTCCCGTAACTCAAGCTCCATGGCAGCTGGTGATGAGATAGAGACCAAATTAAATGATGATACTGGGATTGATGGGGATGATGGAGTTGTAGAACATAACCAACCCACTTCCTCAGGCATGACAGATTCATCAAACGGGTCTGGATCTGGCTCAATGATGAATGGTAGTTCATCAAGCTCTAGAAGTTTCGGCAAAAGGCAGAATCCTAAGACTGAGGCAAGCCATGGTGACAGTGGGtctaaaataatagtaaaagcTACATATAAAGAAGATACAATCCGGTTTAAATTTGAGCCAGCTGCTGGTTGTATTCAACTGTACGAAGAAGTAGCAAAGAGGTTCAAGCTACAGATGGGCCACTTCCAACTCAAGTATCTTGACGACGAAGAGGAATGGGTGATGTTGGTAAGTGATTCAGATTTGCAAGAATGCCTCGAAATAATGGATTTTGTGGGTTCTCGAAACGTGAAGTTCCTGGTACGTGATGTGCCAAGCACCATAGGAAGCTCAGGTGGAAGCAACTGCTTCTTGGGAGATGGATCTTGA
- the LOC105158752 gene encoding protein FAR-RED IMPAIRED RESPONSE 1 isoform X2: MDVEDRLDGGGKEMIEASVMADLTSCEVDRKGEPYEGMIFETEAAARAYYEEYAGRAGFLTRVLSSRKSERDGSLISRGLGCRNILHVQKSGSLSNETREKRRDGCTAMLLVKKESAGRWIVRKFVRDHNHPLVVSLPKRRPTFDEKDKRIQELTAELRVKKRLSSAYREQLLILMKDVENHNDHLTSKVQIIRNNLKELEARRQELLNHNKPSS; this comes from the exons A TGGATGTTGAAGATAGATTGGATGGTGGTGGTAAGGAGATGATAGAAGCATCTGTAATGGCGGACTTGACGTCATGTGAAGTTGACAGAAAAGGAGAACCCTATGAAGGTATGATATTCGAGACGGAAGCTGCTGCTAGAGCTTACTATGAAGAATATGCTGGCCGGGCAGGTTTCTTGACCCGTGTTTTATCATCTCGTAAGTCAGAACGTGATGGGTCATTAATATCACGTGGGCTAGGATGTAGAAACATTCTTCATGTTCAAAAGTCAGGTAGTCTTTCCAATGAAACCAGAGAAAAACGGAGAGATGGTTGTACTGCAATGCTCCTAGTAAAGAAAGAGAGTGCTGGGAGGTGGATTGTTCGGAAGTTTGTGAGAGACCATAATCATCCTTTGGTAGTTTCGTTGCCTAAGAGACGCCCTACATTT gACGAGAAAGATAAAAGGATTCAAGAATTAACTGCAGAACTCCGGGTAAAGAAACGTCTAAGTTCAGCATATCGTGAACAGCTACTTATTCTCATGAAGGATGTTGAAAACCATAATGATCATTTGACATCGAAAGTGCAAATTATCCGTAATAATCTAAAGGAACTTGAAGCAAGAAGGCAGGAGCTTTTGAACCACAATAAACCAAGCTCATAA
- the LOC105158752 gene encoding protein FAR-RED IMPAIRED RESPONSE 1 isoform X1, protein MTKCHDWADVMQHFLPVDVEDRLDGGGKEMIEASVMADLTSCEVDRKGEPYEGMIFETEAAARAYYEEYAGRAGFLTRVLSSRKSERDGSLISRGLGCRNILHVQKSGSLSNETREKRRDGCTAMLLVKKESAGRWIVRKFVRDHNHPLVVSLPKRRPTFDEKDKRIQELTAELRVKKRLSSAYREQLLILMKDVENHNDHLTSKVQIIRNNLKELEARRQELLNHNKPSS, encoded by the exons ATGACAAAATGTCATGACTGGGCTGATGTAATGCAACATTTTCTTCCAGTGGATGTTGAAGATAGATTGGATGGTGGTGGTAAGGAGATGATAGAAGCATCTGTAATGGCGGACTTGACGTCATGTGAAGTTGACAGAAAAGGAGAACCCTATGAAGGTATGATATTCGAGACGGAAGCTGCTGCTAGAGCTTACTATGAAGAATATGCTGGCCGGGCAGGTTTCTTGACCCGTGTTTTATCATCTCGTAAGTCAGAACGTGATGGGTCATTAATATCACGTGGGCTAGGATGTAGAAACATTCTTCATGTTCAAAAGTCAGGTAGTCTTTCCAATGAAACCAGAGAAAAACGGAGAGATGGTTGTACTGCAATGCTCCTAGTAAAGAAAGAGAGTGCTGGGAGGTGGATTGTTCGGAAGTTTGTGAGAGACCATAATCATCCTTTGGTAGTTTCGTTGCCTAAGAGACGCCCTACATTT gACGAGAAAGATAAAAGGATTCAAGAATTAACTGCAGAACTCCGGGTAAAGAAACGTCTAAGTTCAGCATATCGTGAACAGCTACTTATTCTCATGAAGGATGTTGAAAACCATAATGATCATTTGACATCGAAAGTGCAAATTATCCGTAATAATCTAAAGGAACTTGAAGCAAGAAGGCAGGAGCTTTTGAACCACAATAAACCAAGCTCATAA